A window of Benincasa hispida cultivar B227 chromosome 9, ASM972705v1, whole genome shotgun sequence genomic DNA:
gcccagcctgaccctagtagtagggttacttactgagtattttatactaattctggggttacttactgagtattttatactaattctttctcatgttgttgtttcaggtaagggtagagatgcaccggcgatggacaagtGAAATTCGTGATCAAGCCACTGGGGCTAGTTTTTAcccttccgctcatgagatttaaagttcttttcatgttcctcttaacttttagttttgatgcctaaaacttacttttaagaattgtttttcaaacttatttattgtcctttatgatttatgggtaccctactattgttttaatatttaaatttaatgaaagacttttgaacttaccttatttaattagcatttatttcaccataaccaagtatcgttttgagttccatgcatgcatgtatttagtaacgacctaacttaagtTCGGTCGTTACACTGAAGCTACTAATTGACTGATAACATGGACAGACGAACGATCAGATTCGTCAATTTAACAAATCTAGTGAATGAAAGGTAAGATAAGACattattttttccttaaaataGGACTTTcaattcaagaattaaaatttggtcaccATTTTCTAAACGGGTATTGTGAAGTATTAACATCTTCTCCAATACAAAAATAACTTCCGAACCCAACTTTGATTTTCGCAgaccattttttttgttttataaaaaaatttatactttAATTTGTTATCCAATCACACTGTTAAAGATTGGTGAATACTCTTTTACTTTTTAGTTTATCCTTTTTCGAGAACGTTGACCGCTCCACATCGTCTCCGATAAGTGACGAGAATATGTACATGCAATGCACCGTGCTTAAAGACATTTTGCAGGAAAGGAAAAGAAGTAAGAAAATATGTCTAAAAAAATCTTCAGAGGTCAAATGAATCATCCATGGATAAGTCGTTCATATTGATACTTTATATGGTAATTCTTGGTGCTTTCAAGAGCATTTCGAGAGATTGACTCATGCTTGATTCTACACAAAGGGGCAATACAAATCCTGTCGATAGAGCATTGATTTTGCTTCAAAATGTATTTAATTGTCCATCTATTTTATGTGATTAAGAAGCTAATTTCTCAATTTTTCCGTTTTATACTAATATTGGGCTAGTCGTGTTGTGTTGTTGTCTAATTTTAGGGAGGGTTGTTTAAAATTGCTACTCTAATCACTTGAACAAAGTTAAAATTTGTCCCTCACAAACCCCTAATCCTATTAAATTCCTTCAAATATCTTAAAAAGTCTTGAAATCAGTAAGAAACTTCAATgacataaatattaatttcaccACAAACCAATCAAATTCACCTCGATTCAACAATTACATTAACACCctcaattttatgaaaaataataataatagttctCACATTGATTAAGTTGGGGAATACATTCTCCTTTTTATACTCCCAAGTTGGATCTTGGGTTTAGACTCCAAGATTACCATGTTTTAGAAAAGTGAGGAGATATACCAATGCAGATAAATCATGACAACCAGCTTATATTTTGCAGGTTCCTCCAACACATGCCCctctttcttcaatatctaccaaatcttcctttttccttcttcaatttCTAAGACTATCTCTTagtataaaaactataaaagaaagaaaaataacaaaaccacTCACAGTCCAAAATATTGTTacatggtttaaaaaaaaacacaattttaaCAAGGTTTTAAATTAGTATTGAGtgagaattaaattaatcacaaaaAGAGAGATATATTGAGgcttttaatccaaaattttcaaaacaaagaaaagaaacaacaaATATATGCATCATCGATTGCTCATTTATCAATATtctcatttatttatatatagatacatacataaatcacttaccttttattttatattttattccaCACTTGAGATTATGGTATTGTTATGAACTGGAACAACTTTAATCCCAATAGAATCAAGAAACCAACCAGCTTTACCATGAAAACCAACAACCTTAACCAAGCCACTGGTTGGAAACCAAAATGGTATTCCATAGTTTTGACCAAATGGTCCAAAACTCCTTTTGTTGCTCTCAAATGTCAATGATCGAATTACATAGTGTTCATCATAGCCACCCTCGTCTCCCATATATCCATGAATTGAAACTAGGTATTCATTTGGATACTCAAGAACGACCTgcgaaattaattataattacaaaaattatcataagaaaaaagaatttgTATGCATATCCTAAAGGGGCATCCTAAGTATATATATTGCAATAAATATAGGGAATGTGTAGTGTTGGATTTACATATAAAACAAAGTTATGTACCTTATTGAGTGTTCCATAATTTGAGGTTCCACCGTGCTTATctgaaaaaattgaatttccaaAGTCATCACAATACTCTGTGCGAATGGAGTTGATGTAACGATAATCATGAATAATATCTACTTGTTTTATAGATGAGAAGACTCCATCGTCCCATTTGTCCCCTCCAATGCCGCCGTGCTCTCCTAATGACAATACGGTGGCCAAATCCTTTGATCTAGTTCTGGCGCCCATTAGTTATACTCTCATTCATTCTTTACCAGTATATTATTATTCCTACCCCTCATTTTATATGCTTCAAGTTCAAAAAACTCTCATCacacacttttttttaattggattaTCTATAAATTATCATCATGCTATTATTTGGTAGGTCCATTGCAATGCAAGTGGGTGTGGGCCGTACAGTCTTGAATTAATATCCACATACATTATTGAATCTACATTCAAAAACATCATTATGAAATAGTCATAATTTGTCTGTCCATCTATGTCTCATCCCAAAACACACATTCTCTCCCCAATTATCTTTTCTATGTATTCCCTTCatcattttttccattttatttttcaacctTTTAGAAACAGAGATTtagatataattgattttatgaaatatttatttttatataatcatatttatgcttgtaaaaatgattttatatatttataatgattttgaattattatgttTGGTTTCAAAAGTGATTCCAGAGGtattaaattactaaatttatattttttttatttcagaaATTATCTAACTAAATAATTAGgacaaaaatctatttttattcattttaatttcattcaatttattcttaaaatttttatatgcaTGTCACATTTTGTTTGAATAAGATAAATGTGTCTAATAaacattgaaataaaattcaaaacatataTCTCATTCAATCTAATTATTTATACTATTCACAATTTAACGACACTCAATCTCTATCATCTTTtggtcaagtaattaaaattacaaaaacaatGTTTTATAAATACTCAAGAACAACctggaaaattaattataattacaaaaattaacACAAGAAAAAAGAATTTGTATGCATATCCTAAGGGTCATCCTAAGTATATATATTGCAATAAATATAGGGAATGTGTAGTGTTGGATTTATATCTAAAACAAAGTTATGTACCTTGTTGAGTGTTTCATAATTTGAGGTTCCACCGTGCTTATctgaaaaaattgaatttccaaAGTCATCCCAATACTCTGTGCGAATGGAGTTGATGTAACGATAATCATGAATAATTTCCACTTGTTTTATGTCCCATTTGTCCCCTCCAATGCCGCCGTGCTCTCCTAATGACAATACGGTCGCCAAATCCTTTGATCTAGTTGTGAAACACCGCCCCGAGCCCGCCTCTTGAGCTCGAGGGGAGGCGCAACAGATcgtagataccacccttttgtgatacctactgtccaactgaacctctttacactcagtaaactttaagtcaaggaataaacaacaactgattgAGTAGGCCCAATTgtttacaacaatgtaatgtttatacaactccaagacttaactacaaagtttataTCAACAGCTCTAAAACCCTAGAAGTGTAACTGTGACTGTgacagaccttgaccttagtagcaccctggaactcctcatctttcgctacctgggaagaaaacatgaaagaaaagaatgagcttcacaaagctctgtaaatggtaagcaacttctagagtctatttcaactcataataacaagcatatcatatataCGAGGTTAGTACtcaaacttcagctttgaaTGAGTCTGGTCTCAACTTCTATCTACACGCACGATAGATACTTAAACTGATAATTACCTAGAGTGAGTCTGGTCTCAACTTCTATCTACACGCACGATAGATACTTAAACTGATAATTACCTAGAATGAGTATATTCTCTAcatacacacacggtagatagttaactattACTAATTATAAATGCTTACTCTTTGGCGTTCCCCTTTGTTACCTATGTCCTTTATGTGCACatatgtaggattgtatcaaagCATGCTCTGcaggaaaaatgggtttcaagacatacctcttgtagaacttcttcaaagctcattCTCCAACTGCAaccttctccatatcttgttgtagatcacctcaagatcttatccactattctcttggtgctctagattgagttgttggacttaaaacaagcttgaatcaagggatgaaggagaaaagctcactgcagcaaccttgttaaagaaccattcttcaaaccagttattctctcaaaactcttttgattgcatgctcgattttcactccaatcttctcattatattgcagtTTAACATataaagagaagagttgcatgagttccagcttatgcttggagaagacaaggccaagacaatgcaatatgtgtgagctacttggagatggataatggaaaaatccatttttccattttatgtttttgttttccaatttttccaattttatctaaaaatcaaattttgattttaaaaataaaaaattaattaatttcatcaatgaattattaaataaaacttaattaatttaatatcaaatattaaattaattttaatacatatccatctttatatatttaaatatataaattctcctattctgtttaattctaaaattaaacataattatatctcatataattactaattcccttaattctaatttgaacgtttcaaattaacttatcacgctattctagagctactccgttacgagctagtaaggggacctcgcggacttacagatcatgggcctcaacgatccgagattaattggctaaactcattagaccaaattaatctccattcgttaactaatgggtcactccactaaagctcatagttgcactcccctgactgtagatatattgtgtccacatgatttaaccataatcaacatgtcgacccttcacaggttattcgtaataacggttaggtcaaatatctgttttacccccgagattacgtcttattcctcaagtccctaccgatcctctaatgaacaattggtttatgatccaatcaccaaaccaaactctctcagcccaatgagagggtggggccccttgttcaagacctggattcagtacttgaaagaacaacctttcttctatccctaaatcgggtaggtgtgaactccgtcttgctccctatgtcccagctatctatccggtcttacccctgaaatgggagtcttattgagccggcgttgttgagccaaccctcaactatacacatctaagggcaatcccgaataaatagaagttcatagttagctcaggattaagatcgatgtacctaggtcatttaggtgaaatagtcagtcttaaatagtaaacaatgctataaagtaagagtgacttatttcttggtcctgatcttatgcaaactcattgacTAGAAtgctcccactcctcatgtcataac
This region includes:
- the LOC120086329 gene encoding jacalin-related lectin 19-like isoform X2, which produces MGRWSLLIYKTNKHGGTSNYGTLNKVVLEYPNEYLVSIHGYMGDEGGYDEHYVIRSLTFESNKRSFGPFGQNYGIPFWFPTSGLVKVVGFHGKAGWFLDSIGIKVVPVHNNTIISSVE
- the LOC120086329 gene encoding jacalin-related lectin 3-like isoform X1; the protein is MGARTRSKDLATVLSLGEHGGIGGDKWDDGVFSSIKQVDIIHDYRYINSIRTEYCDDFGNSIFSDKHGGTSNYGTLNKVVLEYPNEYLVSIHGYMGDEGGYDEHYVIRSLTFESNKRSFGPFGQNYGIPFWFPTSGLVKVVGFHGKAGWFLDSIGIKVVPVHNNTIISSVE